One part of the Aricia agestis chromosome Z, ilAriAges1.1, whole genome shotgun sequence genome encodes these proteins:
- the LOC121739215 gene encoding uncharacterized protein LOC121739215: protein MSDAMSKYILEDDEIECVYPDIGHCPIRCMSRSYAHLFMRFQNLEESIREMRRTLDTVLDYVIRGVKSSSSSDSDKARDKKKTKKKGKKSRGGSRSGSDVIDQDLLDVQATLERDFSQLLTWKNSDDEGGKPKKPRRCEVIHAYLKTGISSDEGDSCEQESSGDEHIHATAEIIVTADVAELQAQSNDENGGQSAEEEENDEPDYTLDFLALYNENNEMNEVD from the exons ATGTCTG ATGCAATGAGCAAATACATCCTGGAGGATGATGAAATCGAATGCGTCTACCCGGACATAGGGCACTGCCCCATCAGGTGCATGTCTCGAAGCTACGCCCACCTGTTTATGCGCTTCCAAAATCTGGAGGAGTCCATAAGAGAGATGAGGCGTACCCTCGACACGGTGCTGGACTACGTCATCCGCGGCGTCAAGTCCAGCAGCTCCTCCGATTCCGATAAAGCCCGCGACAAGAAGAAAACCAAGAAGAAGGGGAAGAAATCCCGCGGCGGCTCCCGATCCGGAAGCGACGTCATCGATCAAGACCTGCTCGACGTCCAAGCCACCCTCGAGAGGGATTTCTCTCAGCTCCTGACTTGGAAGAACTCGGATGACGAGGGAGGCAAGCCGAAGAAGCCGAGGCGCTGCGAGGTGATCCATGCCTACCTGAAGACCGGTATTTCCAGCGACGAAGGTGACAGTTGCGAGCAAGAGTCGAGCGGGGATGAACACATTCACGCTACGGCCGAAATCATAGTCACCGCGGATGTAGCGGAACTGCAGGCTCAGTCGAATGACGAAAATGGCGGCCAATCTGCCGAGGAAGAAGAAAACGACGAGCCCGATTACACCTTGGATTTTCTCGCTCTCTACAACGAGAACAACGAGATGAACGAGGTGGATTAA